In one window of Peptococcaceae bacterium DNA:
- a CDS encoding TRAP transporter large permease, whose amino-acid sequence MISIAVLTIVLLFILIILGVQIGFSLAVMSFIGVWLMSGKLTVALAILATTSFEAIREYVFAVLPLFILMGAFMSNSGAAKDLFSASNYLLKRLPGGMGVATVAANAVFAAVTGVSVASAAVFSKISLPEMVRLNYDKKFAVGAVAGSSVLGMLIPPSVLLIIFGMLSEASIGKLFVAGVMPGVVLALIYSIGIVTMSVVKPEIAGRKKAAGDTAAAAEQAKTAAEGEKFGITAVKSLPVFILVILVLGGIWGGLFTPTEASAVGALGAMVVAFFKKISFQQLKEVLLETAATSSTILFLLITAQMYSRMLSMSGLVVWLGDQVAASNVSSGVVMFLLCILLLILGCILDSTSILLLTVPLILPIAAHFQWDLLWLGIVMVMVTEMGLLTPPFGMVAFAMKATLGDAVALEDIFRGSLPFLLMMAIGVLVVIAFPVLSTWLPSLM is encoded by the coding sequence ATGATCTCGATAGCCGTACTTACAATAGTTCTCCTGTTTATCCTGATAATCTTGGGAGTCCAAATAGGCTTTTCCCTGGCTGTAATGAGTTTCATCGGCGTCTGGCTCATGTCCGGAAAACTCACCGTAGCGCTGGCCATATTGGCCACAACCTCTTTTGAAGCAATTAGGGAATATGTCTTTGCCGTCCTTCCACTGTTCATATTGATGGGCGCCTTTATGAGCAATTCAGGTGCAGCCAAGGATTTGTTCAGCGCGTCGAACTATCTGCTGAAAAGGCTCCCGGGGGGAATGGGAGTAGCAACCGTGGCCGCCAATGCGGTATTTGCCGCGGTGACGGGGGTCAGCGTTGCTTCCGCCGCCGTATTCAGCAAAATCAGCCTGCCGGAAATGGTCCGTTTAAACTACGATAAAAAATTTGCCGTGGGAGCCGTTGCAGGGAGCTCGGTGCTGGGTATGCTGATCCCGCCAAGTGTTTTGTTGATTATTTTCGGCATGCTTTCAGAGGCGTCGATCGGCAAACTCTTTGTGGCAGGAGTCATGCCCGGCGTTGTGCTGGCATTAATTTACAGTATCGGGATTGTCACGATGAGCGTTGTGAAGCCGGAAATAGCCGGGAGAAAAAAGGCCGCCGGCGACACCGCTGCCGCTGCGGAACAAGCAAAAACCGCAGCGGAGGGAGAAAAGTTCGGGATCACGGCCGTCAAGTCCCTACCTGTTTTCATCCTGGTTATCCTGGTTTTGGGCGGGATTTGGGGCGGTCTCTTCACACCGACGGAAGCAAGTGCGGTAGGCGCTCTTGGAGCTATGGTCGTGGCCTTTTTTAAAAAAATCAGTTTTCAGCAGCTTAAAGAAGTGCTGCTTGAAACCGCGGCCACCAGTTCGACGATACTTTTCCTGCTTATCACCGCCCAGATGTATTCGCGGATGCTGTCCATGAGCGGGCTGGTAGTATGGTTAGGCGACCAGGTGGCTGCATCCAATGTAAGCTCCGGAGTGGTCATGTTCCTGCTTTGTATTCTCTTGCTTATTCTGGGGTGCATCCTGGATTCCACTTCAATTCTTCTCTTGACGGTTCCCTTGATTTTGCCTATAGCCGCGCATTTCCAGTGGGACCTGCTCTGGTTGGGCATCGTTATGGTTATGGTGACGGAAATGGGACTGCTGACCCCGCCGTTTGGCATGGTTGCCTTTGCCATGAAGGCAACCCTGGGCGATGCGGTGGCCTTGGAGGATATATTCCGGGGTTCATTGCCGTTCCTGCTGATGATGGCTATCGGCGTGCTGGTTGTTATCGCCTTCCCCGTTTTATCCACATGGCTGCCAAGTTTAATGTGA
- the pyk gene encoding pyruvate kinase — translation MRKTKIICTIGPASEELGILKEMLKKGMNVARLNFSHGSHEEHQKRLVSIRQASLETGIPVAVMLDTKGPEIRIGLLEGGSVRLEEGKQLVLTTEDVLGTPERIGVSYAGLPRDVKEGDRILLDDGLISLRVQRVKGAEISCVVENGGEISDRKRINIPQVNVNLPGLSAKDYADIIFGVQEGVDFIAASYIRSAADVLAIRKILEELQSDIQIISKIENRQGVNNIDEIIQVSDGIMVARGDLGVEFPAEEVPVVQKMLIQKCNLAGKPVITATQMLDSMTRNPRPTRAEASDVANAIYDGSDAIMLSGETASGKYPVLAVETMSRIACRAEESLSLSERNKDRVGPAAGSTTEAISFATCSIAINLGASAVITATKSGSTARFVSKYRPKTPIVAVTPDECVCRRLLLVWGVYPLLGTDHKSTDGMISSAIDTALEANLIKDGDLVVITAGVPSGIPGTTNLIKVHTAGKVLARGTGIGRGSVSGRVLVAGTGAEALERINQGDILVTTATDRDFVPALEKAVALITEEGGLTSHGAIAGLELGIPVIVGVERATTVLSQEQVVTVNPASGIIYRGNARTL, via the coding sequence ATGCGGAAAACGAAGATAATCTGCACTATAGGACCGGCCAGCGAAGAGCTGGGAATACTTAAAGAAATGCTCAAGAAGGGCATGAATGTCGCTCGGCTGAATTTCTCCCACGGGTCTCATGAGGAGCACCAGAAACGCTTGGTCAGTATTCGCCAGGCATCCCTGGAGACGGGGATACCTGTGGCCGTCATGCTGGATACCAAAGGACCCGAAATACGGATCGGGCTGTTGGAGGGCGGATCTGTCCGGCTGGAAGAAGGGAAGCAATTAGTGCTTACCACAGAAGATGTCCTTGGTACGCCCGAAAGGATCGGTGTGAGCTATGCTGGCTTGCCGCGGGATGTCAAAGAAGGCGATAGGATTCTTTTGGATGACGGTTTAATTTCCCTGCGGGTGCAAAGGGTTAAAGGTGCCGAAATCTCCTGCGTGGTGGAGAATGGGGGTGAAATCAGCGACAGGAAAAGGATTAACATCCCCCAGGTCAACGTTAACCTGCCCGGCTTGTCGGCGAAAGATTATGCCGATATTATTTTCGGCGTCCAAGAGGGGGTTGATTTTATTGCCGCATCCTACATCAGGTCCGCTGCTGATGTTTTAGCCATCCGCAAAATACTGGAAGAACTTCAGTCCGACATTCAAATAATATCCAAGATAGAGAACCGGCAGGGAGTGAATAATATAGATGAAATAATCCAGGTTTCCGATGGGATCATGGTGGCTAGGGGGGATTTGGGCGTTGAGTTCCCTGCTGAGGAGGTTCCGGTTGTCCAGAAAATGCTGATCCAAAAATGCAACCTGGCGGGCAAACCGGTGATAACGGCTACCCAAATGCTTGATTCCATGACCAGGAACCCAAGGCCCACCAGGGCTGAAGCGAGCGATGTGGCCAACGCCATCTATGACGGCAGCGATGCCATCATGCTTTCGGGCGAAACGGCCAGCGGCAAATACCCTGTCCTTGCGGTGGAGACGATGTCCCGGATCGCTTGCCGCGCCGAGGAATCGCTGAGCTTAAGCGAGCGGAACAAAGACAGGGTGGGCCCGGCTGCCGGGTCCACAACGGAAGCGATAAGCTTCGCGACCTGCAGCATAGCCATTAACCTGGGGGCTTCGGCAGTAATAACCGCGACAAAATCGGGTTCCACGGCGAGGTTTGTCTCCAAATACCGCCCCAAGACGCCGATTGTTGCTGTGACTCCGGACGAGTGCGTATGCAGGAGGCTTCTCCTGGTATGGGGCGTCTATCCGCTGCTGGGCACCGACCACAAATCTACCGACGGGATGATCTCATCAGCCATTGATACGGCCCTGGAAGCGAATCTGATCAAAGACGGTGATCTGGTCGTGATAACGGCCGGGGTTCCCTCCGGCATTCCCGGGACAACGAACCTGATCAAGGTTCATACCGCCGGCAAAGTGCTGGCCAGGGGCACGGGCATTGGCCGGGGTTCGGTTTCCGGCAGGGTTTTGGTTGCCGGGACGGGCGCAGAAGCACTGGAAAGGATAAACCAGGGCGATATCCTGGTGACAACTGCTACCGATAGGGACTTTGTGCCTGCGCTGGAAAAAGCCGTGGCGTTGATAACGGAAGAGGGAGGGCTAACCTCTCACGGGGCCATTGCTGGTCTTGAACTCGGAATCCCGGTTATTGTCGGAGTGGAGAGAGCCACAACGGTTTTAAGCCAGGAGCAGGTTGTTACGGTAAATCCGGCGAGCGGAATTATTTACAGGGGAAATGCCAGGACTTTGTAA
- a CDS encoding TrkH family potassium uptake protein, which translates to MREVQIELKKNKPDGQGIFTPAQMLALGFIAVIFIGAALLSLPYSSADGKGLPFIDALFTSTSAVCVTGLVVVDTGTYFSAFGQLVILLLIEIGGLGFMTFATLFAILLGRKITLKERILLQEALNQLSLEGIVRLAKHVMKIAFVIQATGAVLLSLAWWKELGPGRAVYYGIFHAVSAFNNAGFDLFGDFRSLEAYAGDIMTNLVVAALIITGGLGFVVLAELYAKRKSKLSLHSHLVIIASAALIIFGTFAILILEYSNPKTLALLEPQDRVLASFFQAVTPRTAGFSTLPISGMRDTTLLVLIVYMFIGAAPGSTGGGIKVTTFVSLAASVAASFKGKVEVVIGERALPPVIIQKAVAVALSALVLVLVVTGVLTMTEEAGFLPLLFEAVSAFGTVGLSTGVTPQLTAAGKTVIIFTMYAGRIGPVTLAYALAQKRKISLAHIKYPEEKILIG; encoded by the coding sequence GTGCGCGAAGTGCAAATTGAGTTGAAAAAAAACAAGCCCGACGGGCAGGGGATTTTCACGCCTGCCCAGATGCTGGCCCTTGGTTTTATAGCTGTTATCTTTATTGGGGCGGCACTTTTGTCGCTGCCGTACTCGTCGGCCGACGGAAAGGGTCTGCCGTTCATTGATGCTCTTTTTACATCAACTTCGGCGGTGTGCGTAACAGGCCTGGTTGTTGTGGATACGGGCACGTATTTTTCTGCCTTCGGCCAGCTGGTCATACTTCTGTTGATTGAGATTGGCGGGCTGGGATTTATGACTTTCGCCACACTATTTGCCATTTTATTGGGGAGAAAGATAACGCTCAAGGAAAGGATTCTCCTGCAGGAGGCGCTTAACCAGCTCTCGCTGGAAGGGATTGTTCGCCTGGCCAAGCATGTGATGAAAATTGCCTTTGTAATCCAGGCCACAGGCGCGGTGCTGTTAAGCCTGGCCTGGTGGAAGGAACTGGGACCCGGTCGAGCAGTTTATTACGGTATTTTCCATGCTGTTTCCGCTTTTAATAATGCCGGATTTGACCTGTTTGGAGATTTCCGCAGCCTTGAGGCGTATGCCGGTGATATCATGACAAACCTGGTGGTGGCGGCCTTGATAATTACGGGCGGGCTGGGTTTTGTAGTCCTTGCTGAACTTTACGCCAAACGCAAAAGTAAGCTGTCCCTTCATTCACACCTGGTGATAATCGCTTCGGCTGCCTTAATCATATTCGGTACATTTGCTATCCTGATTCTGGAGTACAGTAACCCTAAAACCCTGGCTTTACTGGAACCTCAGGACAGGGTGCTGGCCTCTTTCTTCCAGGCAGTCACCCCGCGTACGGCGGGATTCAGCACCTTGCCGATCAGCGGAATGAGGGATACCACTCTGCTTGTGCTGATCGTTTACATGTTCATTGGGGCTGCCCCCGGCTCCACGGGGGGCGGGATTAAGGTAACCACCTTTGTTTCGCTAGCGGCATCCGTTGCTGCCAGTTTTAAGGGAAAAGTGGAAGTAGTAATCGGGGAGCGCGCGCTTCCCCCTGTAATTATCCAGAAGGCTGTGGCAGTAGCTTTATCGGCTCTTGTCCTGGTCCTTGTCGTGACAGGAGTGTTGACCATGACGGAAGAAGCGGGTTTTCTTCCCCTCCTCTTTGAAGCTGTTTCGGCGTTCGGGACGGTCGGCCTTTCAACGGGCGTTACACCCCAGCTGACTGCGGCAGGTAAAACTGTCATCATTTTTACCATGTACGCCGGGCGGATAGGCCCGGTAACCTTGGCCTATGCCCTGGCGCAAAAGCGAAAAATTTCGCTTGCCCATATCAAGTACCCTGAAGAAAAGATTCTGATAGGCTAG
- a CDS encoding metalloregulator ArsR/SmtB family transcription factor translates to MPLTMKGKQKKLLETKAELLKSLAHPIRLCIVKNLIDSGGCNVTKMQGCLTMPQSTISQHLSKLKAYGIVEGKRSGTEITYYAINQDAINVVKTLLPDVSE, encoded by the coding sequence ATGCCTTTGACCATGAAAGGAAAACAAAAGAAGTTGCTGGAAACGAAAGCCGAACTGCTGAAATCCCTTGCTCATCCGATTCGTCTCTGCATAGTGAAGAACCTCATCGACAGCGGGGGCTGCAACGTCACAAAAATGCAGGGCTGCCTGACCATGCCCCAGTCTACTATTTCTCAGCACCTGAGCAAACTGAAAGCTTACGGCATAGTTGAAGGAAAAAGGTCGGGAACAGAAATCACATACTATGCCATTAACCAGGACGCCATTAACGTGGTAAAAACCCTTCTCCCCGACGTTTCCGAATAA
- a CDS encoding 3-keto-5-aminohexanoate cleavage protein, with translation MSDKRIVTAAITGAIHVPSMSEYLPITPEQIADEAVRAFEAGAAVAHIHVRNPLNGKPITDLKMFREVASSIKKRCNMVVCITTGGAPTMPVEERLSPVTELQPELASCNGGTINFALHPLAEKIAEFKFDWEKPHLEWTEEQIFPNTFKSLRIYLKTFYENRTKPEFEIYDVGQINNLAHLLERGLFKRPVYLQFIMGILGGIPATVENLVYLAETARKTIGDFQWSVGVAGKNQFKLGTVALAMGGHVRVGLEDNLWLEKGVKAKSNAEQVSKIIRIARELGIEPATPDEARQILGLKGSENVNF, from the coding sequence ATGAGCGATAAAAGAATAGTCACTGCTGCTATTACCGGAGCTATTCACGTTCCCAGCATGTCCGAGTATTTACCGATAACCCCAGAACAGATAGCCGACGAGGCCGTGCGGGCTTTCGAAGCAGGTGCCGCTGTCGCCCATATCCATGTAAGAAATCCCCTGAACGGCAAACCCATTACCGACTTGAAAATGTTCAGGGAAGTAGCCTCGAGCATTAAAAAACGGTGCAACATGGTTGTTTGTATAACCACCGGCGGAGCGCCAACAATGCCCGTTGAAGAAAGACTATCCCCCGTCACGGAACTGCAGCCGGAATTGGCTTCATGCAATGGCGGCACAATAAATTTCGCTCTTCACCCCCTGGCGGAAAAGATCGCGGAATTTAAGTTCGACTGGGAAAAACCACACCTGGAGTGGACTGAGGAGCAGATATTCCCCAACACTTTCAAATCCCTGCGGATATACCTTAAAACATTTTATGAAAACCGCACCAAGCCGGAATTTGAGATATATGACGTGGGACAAATCAACAATCTGGCTCATCTTTTGGAGCGCGGGCTGTTCAAAAGGCCCGTCTATCTCCAGTTCATCATGGGAATCTTAGGCGGTATACCGGCAACTGTTGAAAATCTTGTTTATCTGGCGGAAACAGCGCGCAAGACCATCGGAGACTTCCAGTGGTCCGTAGGCGTAGCGGGCAAGAACCAGTTCAAGCTTGGTACTGTAGCCCTGGCCATGGGCGGCCATGTTCGCGTGGGACTGGAAGATAACCTCTGGCTGGAAAAGGGCGTTAAAGCCAAAAGCAATGCGGAACAAGTAAGCAAAATCATTCGGATTGCCAGGGAATTGGGAATTGAACCGGCGACTCCTGACGAAGCGCGCCAGATCCTTGGTCTGAAAGGGTCGGAAAACGTAAACTTTTAA
- a CDS encoding ZIP family metal transporter, protein MRRVEKEGVVLISILLLSFLAGLVTGVGALIAVFIKNPSKKALSFSLGFASGIMLGISTLSLIPESVTAGDLATCFAGIVGGAAFLWLVDMLLPHIHKTETERDIYMKLGSFIALGIAFHNLPEGIAIGASNQVSAQLGFYTAFSIGIHNIAEGLSVAMPLCLGKMDRMKIVFITTLTGLATLGGTVLGSSLVSVSGFFISVSLAFAAGAMIYIVSDELIPLSHHAHSHFANIGIVLGIIMALGVK, encoded by the coding sequence TTGCGGAGGGTTGAAAAGGAAGGGGTGGTTCTTATTTCCATATTGCTGCTTAGTTTTTTGGCTGGACTGGTTACGGGAGTGGGAGCCCTCATTGCCGTTTTTATTAAAAATCCCTCGAAAAAAGCGCTTTCTTTTTCTTTAGGTTTTGCTTCCGGCATCATGCTGGGCATTTCCACTTTAAGCCTTATTCCGGAAAGCGTGACCGCCGGGGATTTGGCCACCTGCTTTGCCGGGATTGTAGGGGGAGCCGCGTTTTTATGGCTTGTCGACATGCTTCTTCCTCATATTCATAAAACCGAAACCGAGCGCGATATTTATATGAAGCTTGGCAGTTTCATCGCCCTGGGCATTGCTTTTCATAACCTTCCGGAGGGGATCGCTATAGGGGCCAGCAACCAGGTTTCGGCGCAGCTTGGTTTTTACACCGCCTTTTCCATCGGTATCCACAACATTGCCGAAGGGTTAAGTGTTGCCATGCCCCTTTGCCTGGGAAAGATGGACAGGATGAAAATCGTATTTATTACCACTTTGACGGGGCTAGCCACTCTTGGGGGAACGGTTCTTGGCAGCAGCCTGGTTTCCGTTTCCGGCTTTTTCATCTCGGTTTCCTTGGCCTTTGCCGCGGGAGCAATGATATATATCGTCAGCGATGAACTGATTCCTTTAAGCCATCACGCTCATAGTCACTTTGCGAATATTGGAATAGTGCTGGGAATAATTATGGCTTTGGGCGTAAAATAA
- a CDS encoding ATP-binding cassette domain-containing protein, with amino-acid sequence MLELQNVSYNGEDDTPVLKDINLTLQDRKFYVITGPNGGGKSSLAKVIMGIYQPSAGRIVLDGEDITGLGVTERARRGIGFAFQHPPRFKGITVGELLHLAGGSQKTAAGCNQLVDVGLCPKDYTGREVNGSLSGGELKRVEIATLLGRKLKIAIFDEPEAGIDLWSFGRLTETFRRIHASNEQTTVIISHQERILELADEIILVAEGQVQERGEKEKLLARILQECDCSKNCLERAVGANECR; translated from the coding sequence GTGCTTGAACTGCAAAACGTTTCGTATAACGGCGAAGATGATACCCCGGTTTTGAAGGATATAAACCTGACGCTTCAGGACAGGAAGTTTTACGTTATAACCGGGCCCAACGGGGGGGGCAAATCTTCGCTGGCCAAGGTGATTATGGGGATTTACCAGCCGTCTGCGGGAAGGATTGTCCTGGACGGAGAAGACATTACCGGTCTTGGTGTTACGGAAAGGGCCCGGCGTGGTATCGGCTTTGCTTTCCAGCACCCTCCCCGTTTCAAAGGGATTACGGTAGGCGAACTTCTCCACTTGGCCGGCGGTTCACAGAAGACTGCCGCCGGCTGCAACCAGCTCGTCGATGTGGGCCTGTGCCCCAAGGACTATACCGGCAGAGAAGTAAACGGCAGCCTTTCCGGCGGGGAGTTAAAACGCGTGGAGATCGCTACGCTTTTGGGCAGGAAGCTGAAAATAGCCATCTTTGACGAACCGGAGGCCGGGATAGACCTGTGGAGTTTCGGCCGCCTCACTGAAACCTTCCGCCGGATCCATGCCAGTAACGAGCAGACGACGGTAATAATCTCTCACCAGGAGAGAATACTCGAACTGGCCGACGAGATCATCTTAGTAGCCGAAGGGCAGGTGCAGGAAAGAGGGGAGAAAGAAAAGCTTCTTGCCAGGATCCTGCAAGAGTGCGACTGCAGCAAAAATTGCCTGGAAAGGGCGGTCGGAGCAAATGAATGCCGTTGA
- a CDS encoding TRAP transporter small permease: MGLKFVDRLMVKIAAVSSYIGAVWIFCVMVLVNSDVLGRLFFNSPIKGTPEIVQNSIAGLAFLMMGWATYQGRHVRSTMVKDKLPPGAGDAVELISCIIGGILFIGIVIASWKPMLLAWEIKDFQGEGALRVPTYPLWWIVIFGAMLSSWQCFSKVVKLLGYFLGKAPRPDDNKGDVEPL, encoded by the coding sequence TTGGGCTTAAAATTTGTTGACAGGTTGATGGTAAAGATAGCGGCGGTATCAAGTTATATCGGGGCAGTGTGGATTTTCTGCGTAATGGTTTTAGTCAATTCGGACGTTTTAGGCAGGCTGTTCTTTAACAGCCCCATCAAAGGCACGCCGGAAATTGTGCAGAATTCCATAGCGGGGTTGGCTTTTTTGATGATGGGTTGGGCAACTTACCAGGGGCGGCATGTTCGTTCAACTATGGTTAAGGACAAGCTGCCGCCCGGGGCAGGCGATGCAGTAGAGCTTATTTCTTGTATAATCGGGGGAATACTTTTTATCGGCATTGTGATTGCCAGCTGGAAACCGATGTTGCTGGCCTGGGAGATCAAGGATTTCCAGGGGGAAGGGGCTCTAAGGGTACCCACATATCCCCTGTGGTGGATCGTGATTTTTGGCGCGATGCTGTCGAGCTGGCAATGCTTTAGCAAGGTCGTAAAGCTGCTCGGTTATTTTCTGGGAAAAGCCCCGCGGCCAGATGACAATAAAGGAGATGTGGAACCGCTATGA
- a CDS encoding SufD family Fe-S cluster assembly protein: MNAVERRILKEVAGLHDIPRGAYNIRKNGEGMGRESTANIEIRSKEDKPGIDVIIKPGTKGESVHIPVIITETGLEDVVYNTFYVGEGSDVLIVAGCGIHNPGARKSQHDGIHDFIICRGARVRYVEKHYGEGEGTGGRVLNPKTVVEIEEGGYAEFELVQIKGVDSTKRRTEAVIHKNGHIVITERLLTHGNQQAESEMLVELVGENSAAQIVSRSVAQEESSQVFYPRMAGFAKCRGHVQCDAIIMDRAVVRAIPEIAAHHADAQLVHEAAIGKIAGEQIIKLMSLGLTEKEAEETILQGFLK; encoded by the coding sequence ATGAATGCCGTTGAGAGAAGAATACTTAAAGAGGTAGCAGGTCTGCACGATATTCCCAGGGGAGCCTATAACATCAGGAAGAACGGGGAGGGGATGGGCCGCGAGTCGACGGCCAATATAGAAATACGGTCCAAGGAGGACAAGCCGGGGATCGACGTTATTATAAAACCGGGCACGAAAGGGGAAAGCGTCCATATCCCCGTCATCATCACGGAAACCGGCCTGGAAGATGTGGTTTACAACACGTTTTACGTGGGCGAAGGTTCCGATGTCCTGATTGTCGCTGGCTGCGGCATCCACAACCCTGGCGCTCGCAAGTCCCAGCACGACGGCATCCATGATTTTATCATCTGCAGGGGGGCAAGGGTGCGCTATGTGGAAAAACATTACGGCGAAGGAGAAGGGACGGGGGGGCGGGTTCTTAACCCCAAAACCGTGGTGGAAATAGAAGAGGGCGGTTATGCGGAATTTGAACTGGTTCAGATCAAAGGCGTCGATTCCACTAAACGCCGCACCGAAGCGGTAATACACAAGAACGGGCATATCGTCATTACGGAAAGGCTGCTGACGCACGGCAATCAGCAGGCGGAATCCGAAATGCTTGTGGAACTGGTAGGCGAGAACTCGGCCGCCCAGATCGTCTCGCGCTCGGTGGCCCAGGAGGAATCAAGCCAGGTCTTTTATCCCCGCATGGCGGGCTTTGCCAAATGCCGGGGCCACGTGCAGTGCGACGCAATCATTATGGACAGGGCCGTGGTGAGGGCCATACCGGAGATCGCGGCCCATCACGCTGATGCCCAGCTGGTCCATGAGGCGGCCATCGGCAAGATCGCCGGCGAGCAGATTATCAAGCTGATGTCTCTCGGCTTGACGGAGAAGGAAGCGGAGGAGACGATCCTGCAAGGGTTTTTAAAATAG
- a CDS encoding TrkA family potassium uptake protein yields the protein MRKQFAVIGLGRFGKSVALTLSELGHDVLAIDNAESNIQEVANSVTHAVQADAREEETLRALGIRNFDVVIVAIGNDIEANILITLMLKEMGVKFVVSKAMNALHGKVLGKIGADKIVFPEKDMGIRLAHNLVTFNVMDYIELAPGYSVLETMTPSRFVGKSLGELNLRARYGISVMAIKKAGTVVIAPGAGAVLEEKDILIVVGENEDLARLQD from the coding sequence ATGCGAAAACAGTTTGCCGTGATTGGCCTGGGCCGTTTTGGGAAGAGTGTGGCCCTAACCCTGAGTGAACTGGGACATGACGTATTGGCCATCGACAATGCAGAAAGCAATATCCAGGAGGTCGCAAATTCGGTAACCCATGCCGTGCAGGCCGACGCTCGCGAGGAAGAGACGCTGCGAGCCCTGGGCATCCGTAATTTCGATGTCGTCATCGTAGCCATAGGCAACGATATTGAGGCCAATATTCTAATTACTCTAATGTTAAAAGAAATGGGGGTCAAGTTTGTGGTCTCCAAGGCCATGAACGCGCTGCACGGCAAGGTATTGGGAAAAATCGGCGCCGATAAAATCGTTTTCCCGGAAAAGGACATGGGAATAAGATTGGCCCACAACCTGGTAACGTTTAACGTCATGGACTATATCGAGCTGGCTCCTGGCTACAGCGTTCTGGAAACAATGACTCCCTCCAGGTTTGTCGGAAAGTCGCTGGGCGAATTGAATTTACGGGCTCGCTACGGGATCAGCGTAATGGCCATAAAGAAAGCCGGAACCGTTGTAATTGCTCCCGGAGCCGGGGCCGTTCTTGAAGAGAAAGACATTTTGATCGTGGTCGGAGAAAATGAAGACCTGGCCAGGCTGCAGGATTAG
- a CDS encoding C4-dicarboxylate TRAP transporter substrate-binding protein codes for MKRWKKTVSLLLILLFTMGLAAGCGGQKKAEPAGPQTIELKIGGGHPANGMTYTQAAVEYFQPEIAKRVAEKTNYRIKWTEAYGGTVAKLAEALGATQSGLLDVCVNSFAFEPAKLFLMNMNYYVPFASSDPVLVTKASRKVMDENKEVYDNLWKKYNQKFLALGPTGSYELITTFPVSKVTDLKGRKIAAAGPNLTLLEGTGAIPVQSNLNEAYTAMQTGVYEGWIMWPDSSYRFKLHEVGKYYTIVGFGADAIQGISVNLDVWNKLPKEVQDIFIEVSKEYEIKSAEMAKQYDIDALEKMRQAGVKVNVLSDEEKAKWAAAIPNVPQQKAEEAEKLGYPGKKIWASYIKNLEDLGHKFPRKWEIK; via the coding sequence GTGAAAAGATGGAAAAAAACGGTAAGCTTGTTGTTGATCCTGTTGTTCACCATGGGCCTGGCAGCAGGGTGCGGCGGCCAAAAGAAAGCTGAACCGGCCGGCCCGCAGACCATCGAACTGAAAATTGGCGGCGGTCACCCGGCAAACGGCATGACCTATACCCAGGCTGCCGTCGAGTACTTCCAGCCTGAAATCGCCAAGCGGGTGGCGGAGAAGACCAACTACCGGATCAAGTGGACGGAAGCTTACGGGGGGACAGTGGCCAAACTGGCCGAGGCATTGGGAGCTACCCAGTCCGGCCTGCTGGATGTTTGCGTTAACTCCTTTGCTTTCGAACCTGCCAAACTGTTTTTGATGAATATGAACTACTACGTGCCTTTTGCCAGTTCGGATCCGGTACTGGTTACCAAGGCCTCGAGGAAGGTCATGGACGAAAACAAAGAGGTGTATGACAACCTGTGGAAAAAGTATAACCAGAAATTCCTGGCCCTTGGTCCCACCGGCAGTTATGAACTTATCACCACCTTCCCGGTGAGCAAGGTCACGGACCTGAAAGGGCGCAAGATTGCCGCAGCCGGTCCAAATTTGACCCTTTTGGAAGGCACAGGCGCCATTCCCGTGCAGTCCAACTTAAATGAAGCATACACCGCTATGCAAACCGGCGTTTATGAAGGCTGGATCATGTGGCCGGACTCTTCATACAGGTTCAAACTGCACGAGGTTGGCAAATATTATACCATTGTAGGTTTCGGGGCAGACGCGATTCAGGGGATTTCCGTCAACCTGGATGTCTGGAACAAGCTTCCCAAAGAAGTACAGGACATATTTATTGAAGTCAGCAAGGAATACGAGATCAAGTCCGCGGAGATGGCGAAGCAATATGATATAGATGCCCTGGAAAAAATGAGGCAGGCGGGCGTGAAGGTTAATGTGCTCTCTGATGAAGAGAAAGCGAAATGGGCTGCTGCAATCCCCAACGTTCCTCAACAGAAAGCGGAAGAAGCCGAGAAACTGGGTTATCCAGGCAAGAAGATCTGGGCTTCTTACATCAAGAATCTCGAAGACCTGGGTCATAAATTCCCCCGCAAGTGGGAGATCAAGTAA